The following coding sequences lie in one Gadus macrocephalus chromosome 1, ASM3116895v1 genomic window:
- the LOC132461811 gene encoding PDZ domain-containing protein 4-like yields HTVCLYPQNDNQLDQDELDLEPLDNALHLPSPQSLRTAGNPALSGGPGGVGVAGGGRGRSLSRDSPGLLLHTVLSNSQELDSGVGRTDESTRYEESSEHDLLGDDHTSASNTNATNTPGSMRKFISGCGDTPPPPPPPPLPLLPLLCSQDLQFSTDSLLGLDAPEKAGPRGGERGYGAEDPVGVMMMMPGLTEEECERYRELLEIKCYYERNSKALLLLQPGEEGGVGPLDVNMNESLMQHEMALLEEELRHLEFKCRNILRAQKMQQLRERCLKAWPPEEEREDAGPAGGPPGAGRLGSLVGEESCHHALSDINELPERERSDKDSTSAYNTGGESCRSTPLVNEQPPSPSTQSLDGPEPAPPLGLRLSSSSSSRHRERGSKGERPDKGPANLNQTYSPSSHRRAAEAKASSPAAKFRSLSRDGGVRRGSDEGARRSPKTTGATEGRAGGRSAENSPYLSRRQSGTKLPQRYQSCMHLWSPSTAEGPGGHGNPGTEGDASPMSLGSTCKDAPRGPPEPPRHLPGPLLPASPRMEWKVKIRSDGSRYVAKRPVRDRLLKARAMKIREERSGMTTDDDAVSEMKMGRYWSKEERKQHLLRAREQRRRREFMMQSRMDCLREREREQGPGGPQQGGGDQQSGGGGGGGGGGGGGGATQQEPASILELCHRRSMKKRSRRILDNWITIQELLAHGTRSPDGRKVYNPLLSVTTV; encoded by the coding sequence CACACTGTCTGTCTTTATCCCCAGAATGATAACCAACTGGACCAGGACGAGCTGGACCTCGAGCCGCTGGACAACGCCCTCCACCTGCCCAGCCCCCAGAGCCTGCGGACCGCCGGCAACCCCGCCCTCTCCGGGGGCCCCGGCGGCGTGGGGGTggcgggcggggggcggggccgctcCCTCAGCCGTGACTCCCCGGGCCTGCTGCTGCACACGGTGCTCAGCAACAGCCAGGAGCTGGACAGCGGCGTGGGCCGCACCGACGAGAGCACGCGCTACGAGGAGTCGTCCGAGCACGACCTCCTGGGGGACGACCACACCAGCGCCTCCAACACCAACGCCACCAACACGCCCGGCAGCATGCGCAAGTTCATCTCGGGCTGCGGGGAcacgcctccgccgccgccgccgccgccgctgccgctgctgccgctgctgtgcTCCCAGGACCTGCAGTTCAGCACCGACTCCCTGCTGGGCCTGGACGCCCCGGAGAAGGCCGGGCCGCGCGGCGGGGAGAGGGGCTACGGCGCCGAGGACCCCGTCggcgtgatgatgatgatgccggGGCTGACGGAAGAGGAGTGCGAGCGGTACCGCGAGCTGCTGGAGATCAAGTGCTACTACGAGAGGAACAGCaaggcgctgctgctgctgcagcccgGCGAGGAGGGCGGCGTCGGCCCGCTGGACGTCAACATGAACGAGAGCCTGATGCAGCACGAGATGgccctgctggaggaggagctgcgccACCTGGAGTTCAAGTGCCGCAACATCCTGCGGGCGCAGAAGATGCAGCAGCTGAGGGAGCGCTGTCTGAAGGCCTGGcccccggaggaggagagggaggacgcGGGGCCCGCCGGGGGCCCGCCGGGGGCCGGCCGCCTGGGCTCCCTGGTGGGCGAGGAGTCCTGCCACCACGCGCTGTCGGACATCAACGAGCTGCCGGAGAGGGAGCGCTCGGACAAGGACAGCACCAGCGCCTACAACACCGGCGGGGAGAGCTGCCGGAGCACGCCCCTGGTCAACGAGcagcccccgtccccctccacgCAGAGCCTGGACGGCCCGGAGCCCGCCCCCCCGCTCGGCCTgcgactctcctcctcctcctcctctcgccaCAGGGAGCGGGGCAGCAAGGGGGAGCGGCCCGACAAGGGACCGGCGAACCTCAACCAGACCTACTCCCCCAGCTCCCACCGGAGGGCGGCGGAGGCCAAGGCCTCCAGCCCGGCCGCTAAATTCAGGTCCCTGTCCAGGGACGGAGGCGTGAGGAGGGGCTCGGACGAAGGCGCGAGGAGGAGCCCCAAAACGACCGGCGCGACGGAGGGCCGGGCCGGCGGCCGCAGCGCCGAGAACAGCCCCTACCTGTCCCGGCGCCAGAGCGGCACCAAGCTGCCCCAGCGCTACCAGAGCTGCATGCACCTGTGGTCCCCCTCCACCGCCGAGGGGCCGGGGGGCCACGGGAACCCCGGCACGGAGGGCGACGCCAGCCCCATGAGCCTGGGCAGCACGTGCAAAGACGCTCCCCGGGGCCCGCCCGAACCGCCCCGGCACCTCCCGGGCCCCCTGCTGCCCGCCTCGCCCCGCATGGAGTGGAAGGTGAAGATCCGCAGCGACGGCTCGCGCTACGTGGCCAAGAGGCCGGTGAGGGACCGGCTGCTGAAGGCCCGCGCCATGAAGATCCGCGAGGAGCGCAGCGGCATGACCACGGACGACGACGCCGTCAGCGAGATGAAGATGGGCCGCTACTGGAGCAAGGAGGAGCGCAAGCAGCACCTGCTGCGGGCGCGCGAGCAGCGGCGCCGCCGGGAGTTCATGATGCAGAGCCGCATGGACTGCctgagggagcgggagagggagcaggggcccgggggcccgcagcaggggggcggggaccagcagagcggaggaggaggaggaggaggaggaggaggaggaggagggggggcgacGCAGCAGGAGCCCGCCTCCATCCTGGAGCTGTGCCACCGCAGGAGCATGAAGAAGAGGAGCCGCAGGATCCTGGACAACTGGATCACCATCCAGGAGCTGCTGGCCCACGGGACGAGGTCCCCCGACGGGAGGAAGGTGTACAACCCCCTGCTGTCCGTCACCACCGTctag